Sequence from the Paralichthys olivaceus isolate ysfri-2021 chromosome 1, ASM2471397v2, whole genome shotgun sequence genome:
AGAATAAGCGCGTGATTGAGTCAGTGagggtttgtgtgtttcagtctcaCCCTCCAGGAGGTATCTGGCGCTCAGGTGGATGTTGATGCTGGCGTGGAGGCCTGAGACGAGGCGGTAGAAAGCTCTTTTCTCCACACACTGACCTGAGAGACGAACggaattaataaaaaacaataactcCACAGCAACATCTGTGTCAATCGATCCTCTTCAGATGAAACATCCGCTCACCTTCCAGCCAGCTGTAGAAGGTCCGCGCTGCAAAATAAACCCACAGTGAtcacacaagaagaagaagaacctgAGGATCCACATGAAGCGAGTCGTGGTGCGATGTCCAGTGAACTTACCTTCGCCTCCCGAGCTGCTGTGGAAGGAGTTGGGAATGAGAGGTCGTCTGACAGTGTAAGGTCTGTGAGGGAAAATGAAcggagaagatttttttttgaaatgACCTCTCATCTCATTCTCTCACAGTCAGAGCCAGTATGACTACTTCACAGCTACATAATATAAAACAGTCCCAGCGAAGAAGTGGATGTACATTATTACTAATATATCGAAGCATTGATTGTTTTTCGGAATTTTATTTTCCGGGGGTGTTTACTTGAAGCAGTTCTCCTCGTAGATGCTGTTCCAGATCCTCCACACCTCAGGTCCTCTGTAGCTCGTGAAGCGTTCAGGGTTCAGCAGCAGGTCGACGTACTGAGAGTCTGGAGATTCTTCGtctgtaaaacagaaaaaacgtCAGCAGGAGGTCACACTAATATCAATCTGAACCAATAAAGCAAAAGGAAAACACATTATAACAATCCCTGTTGTGTGGTAATGTACGACATATGTtgtgaaatctaaaaaaaaagtgtctgtgtTCAAGTACTTACTACATAGTACGATATACTTTTGCTTttatcatgtattattattGCTTACATGATGTTCAGTTCAGTCACTTAGTAATACTTCCCTAACAGTGTACATTTACTGTGTATTTATAGTTCCAAAACCATGGATTTTACAATTATGTTcccttaaaaaatgtttgtactttcTTTCCACCATGCTATCTGATATTTTTTATAAAGTTTTTATAATTTCCCCCCAAAACATTCCTTATGTTCTCTAAACACCTATATGTAAAGATTCTTTCCAAAATATTTAGTTTGCTTTGAGCAGAAGTaatctgaataaataaagacttGTTTTTGCTCCTTCGTTCACTCATCTGCTCGACTGAATCTTACCGTCTGTCACACAGAATTGTTCGGCCTCGTCATCGTGTTTGCTCCAGGCGAGCAGAGCCTCTCTGGTCTCCGCACTGGGAAACAAAACAGACCAGCGTGTTCATTCAGTTTCTCCTGTTGGTTGTATTTGACCTCACATAAACATCCAGAGGACTGTAGACGACCTCAGCTCTTTGACTAATtccatatttcattttattggaCAAATAAAATCAGGTTCCCCTCCATTAAAAAAGACGATGGCTCAGATCCTTCATTAAAAACCTGGTTAATAGATTTGTTTTCGATGtcaaaaataaagttttcagaGTTTCTATCTCTAATATGAGAACAGTGAACTCATCTTCACCTTAAAGAAACGTCCACAGCTCCGAGATGCTGAGTCTTCTCACACTCATCCAGCTGCTCGTCTGCTTCTGCTGAATACTGAACGCATGTTTAACCAGAATGAAATCACAAACTGTGATTTTTCATTTGATACACATgcatatatttatctttttctgtgtttttaaatggacTCACCTTGTTGTGTGATGGAGATCTGATCCCCTCTGGTACTTCATTctgagaggaggcagagttttagtctgatgtgaatgtgaaagtgatttgtttgagtgaaaatggagtttaaactgtttttcttattttgacctaacaaattatttttttttttagtaacttctacttttattttattttattaaatatcattattattttgacatattatgttttcttgttttcttgttgtatgttttactttgtaaagaacttgttgttttaaatggtccatataaataaagtttacattGACAGTTACAtaacctcctcttcttctcttgagCTTAATTTGACAAACAAGGAACTGGAGCAGTTCACTGGTGTGGATGCTGAAAACTGAACTGACACTAGCACCACTGAAACATGAACCAGCATCAGCTACGGGaccaaaagagaaataaagagaaagagttGAAGACTCACAGGAGCGCAGGCCTTCACAGCACAGTCCCTCAGACCACAGTGACCGCTCACCGTCCAGAACGGACACGGCTTATTCAGGTTCACCTGCACAGGATCGAGACCCCGACACAcatcctcagaaacagatcagATGCTCTgtgtagaagtgtgtgtgtgtgtgtgtgtgtgtgtgtgtgtgtgtgtgtgtgttcaattaCCTTGTAGAACCTGAAATAGtcagactccagaagtgtttggAGTTTGGGGAAAAGTTGCTCGTTGTTGAAGCCATCGATCGTCTCCACGTCACAGGCGCAGTCGTCCAGGTCACCTGTGACCTTAGATAAGAGGaagatataatatattataataggTTTCCTTCTCTGCAGTTTCAATGAACATGTTTATTCCCTCATATAAGTcaagaccatagactgtatataaagacgagaTTTTTTTCATTAGGCCTTCGCACCAaattttttgaaatgttttgctgtttgtaaaaaagagtttaaaaccacgaCGACCAAGTCTTTACacataaactaaataaatatctgACATTTATCGTGATAACTATCAAATGATATGAACATTTTAGCTTTAACATCATCTTTGCCCATAATCTTCCAGCCCTGGTTTAAAAACTGTTCACTTACAATCGTCTCTTTACTTGTCATCGAATGATTTGTTtagaaaagataagataagataagatgagttAAGATACGATGAGATGAGAtgacataagataagataagataagataagatgtacATTTATTGATCCACGGAAGAggaaattcaaaaagaaaataaagtaactAATACTAGTAGAGTTAACAACAGTTCTATagtttttatcttatttcatGTACATGCAACGTTGTGTTTTGAACGCTGAGGGGCGCaacagcagaggaaatgatgagaggaagaggaagtaaCATGTTGTTAAAACTACATTTACTGAATTAAAACTTTACTGTGATGGAACCTGAGCTCAGGTGAATACACAGACTGTGAATGATTCTCATTGGACGCTGTAATAAGAACACATCATCatttaaagtcatttaaaatcacatgacaacaaagaagaaaacaggtTCAGTTCACCTCACAGAAACACCTGctttctgcagagctgcacatctggaggaggaggaggaggaggagcagcttcATCAcgacctcttcttcttcttcttcttctgataacacacacacacttagagtTAAAGATCCACAGtgttcctccacacacacactaaaacactgagcagcagagccaggaggaggaggcggtgcTCGAACTTGCAGCTTCCTGGTGATTCCTCGTGTCCAGCCCACTTTACGTGTGGTACGTGACCGATCGATGCTGATCAGCTGATCGATCACGCTCACGTCACAGATCAATAACAGAATGATCGCGatatttcatcttgttttataCAGATATGTGTCGTTTTTCTGGGCTTCAGCAGATACAGTTTaatatttgacatttgttttgagttaaatataatttacactGATTCGGTAAATTAGGATTTATTGCAGGTTAATGTCAATGATCTCATGAAATCATAAGAAAAACGTGCTGGGCCCAAAGTCAATACATCCCCCctctattttatatttaatttaaattgaaatgtttgtgttgatgtgatTCCATACATCAGCCACACAGTGGTGCtagaatacacacatttatttatttcaatttaaaggAACAAACCGCTGAAATGAACAAACCACAAGTTGTTGTATCAGAAGCGATTGTCaaccaacaaccacaaaaaGACCTCAGAGAGAAGCACAGTGACCACGAGAGGCACGAAACACCCTCAGagaaatacaacatttaaaagtgcaaacaatgcaaatattgataataatatccagtcagtggaaaccaaaaaatacatttgagtcTTAacacattttgtattatttctttaaatatgttGTATCTGCACGTTTACCAGCAACAGTTTATAAAGGATTGAAACTAAATGAACAgctgcactgaaaacaaaacaaacttgaagttaaataaagaataacttgtgttttattataaaaaaaacataaagacgATGCAAACAGTATCCCCCAGGTTCCATGTATTTTCAGTTCCTTTATTATCTGGACTCTTTCTGGAAATCTCATCCAACATGACGTCATCTGTTTCCTTCACATATCAAACATAGAaccagggagtttcctctgctggAGGGAATTCACTCTGCAGCTGagtaaacccacacacacattcagagatGGAAAACAGGGGCTCACACCAGCTACAGTGAAAGTTGCCTGTGTTAGAATGAACGTTTTTAAATGTCTCAGCTCCATCGCCTACTGCTCGACTCTGTGGTGGTTGGAGAATTTACAATAAAAATCCAGTTTCTCCATGAAAAGGCCTTTATTTATATGGTTTGTATTTGATAAACAGTATGAACCTCAGAACTGATACTGAGTGAGGAGATTAGTACATTATAATCCGTCTTTTTACACTTAAGTacagaaaaatatgtatttatcaaAGAAAGTAACTACATTTACACAAATCCTGCAAATTTTAGAGAGACTTTAATATGTTAAGGGTTCTAACTTAATCCTAATTTAGTAAAAGCAGTGTTATCATATGAAATGTGCTTCAATATCAAAAATACAGCTACTGTTTAGATTGTGACTGACATATAATATATGTAagatattatattttcattgtgtAAGCAGCGTACTACTGTTGTGGTTGGACGAGTTCGGTCTGAAGGTTGTGAGACGATTAAAGgggtaaaaaaacataatgtttatattaaacatatatatcCTCATTTTCTCTTATAATCTCTAATCATGTaaatcaatgaattattttatcattttaaggcatcaaaaaaaatattgtagAGGTTTAGAGGGGAAATGTCTCATCAATGTTTTCAATGTCATCAAACTTTTTCACACTAGgtgttatatatattattatcattattgttagtagtagtagtagtagtagtagtagtagtaaaagTAGGATCATAATAAATGAAGCAATAATGAAATACTAAATAAAAGAATCTACGTGTGATGTGGGAGACAAAAGTTTGAAATTAAAGAGAGTTGAATATAAATTGAAATAAGTGCATCAGATAATTGGTTAATTAGTTAATTCGACTCTCAGACTCTCACCctttacccccccacccccccaccccctctatctccccccctctctattTTGGTGCTCCCTCGCGCTGCCAAGCCGCTGACGTCATGCTCCTGTTAATGATTAGCATGTGGAAACGAGCAGCGCGAGACCGTCTGCGTCAAAGAGGCGGAAACGCTGCCGGAACACGACTGGTCCtgccttcaaagtaaaagcactggACTATACCAATATATCGAACGGTGGCGTGAGGGCGataaacaataaacaccaacaaacTATCGAATTAAAAGCACTTCTTGATTTTGCTTTGGTATAAATAcgaacacacactgtaaaaaaaaaacacagtgaaagctGCAGGAAATCCCAAAACAGAGAATTTATTGTACTCAAGTGTTGTTTTGTGGTACTTGtattttacttgagtatttccttttttatgctAGATTATATTTCTGCTCCAGTATAAGGAAATAGAAACATATTTTATGTAATGTATATTGTGTATATGTATCTGTGTATATATTTCCTTTATCTTGATTTTATCTGTAACaccattgtctttatttttacttctttGTGTAACTTTTGCTTGTTTCATTGCTAACGTGTTCTTATTGACCATCTTATTTCATGCCcttgcttttattgtgaagcattTTGAGCTGCATTtgacatatatatgtatttaataatCTATTATTTACTGAACTTTGGATAGTCAattaaaaaaacccaaagatattcaTTTTATGCTTGACTATACTTTTAGCACCAAAACcagtaaagtttattttaacaaagacacatttgaagttCACGCTGCAGCTTGAATTAGTTTGTCATAGAAATAAAACTTTGttcaacaaaaaacatttggGCTTCGAAGTTTTTCCTGCAGGGTCGAGCTTTGTTTTGAAAGACGTAGGCGGAAGTGACTCGCTGTGTTCCGGGTGTTTAACCGCGTCTTTCCGagccggagagagagagacggaggaaaaGTTAGTTCAAAATGGCAAATCCCTCAGACCCGGAGTGAAGGGGCACCGCTCCCCGGAGAACCAGCTCAGCGAGTCGGCCGTCCCGAGACAGACCCGCCCGGCAATGAGAACCGCGCCCGGAGGTAAGAACCGAGCTGAGGCCGGCGCCTCCAACCGTCCTCCCGCAAAGCTACGATTCAAAAAGTCAACTTTGTGGAGCtcgttgtttttctctgcactCTGTGTTTACACAAGTTCAATGTGTCTCCATGTTTATTTCTACACACGAGAGAAGCTGCTTCTTATGTTCaccacttttttaaattaatggcGGTTCGTTAAAATCTGTGTCCGTTAATGTTGGTGTTGTAACTTCGCTAACTCGCAGTCGGTAGAAGAAGACCCAGAGGAGTGGGTGGTGTTTTATTCAGAAGTAGTTTTTATTCCAACACTCTTCTCTCAtgtctttatatttattcatattcatgagtattgtgagtgagtgagtgagtgagtgtgagtgtgtgtgtgtgtgtgagccggtgacagacagacagcggcTAACGCTCCACTCTGAGCCCGGGCTCCGCTGCTAGCTTCCCCCCGCAGTGTCTCCTCACCACCGGAGCCGGTCCCCGGTTCTTAAGAAGCAGCTTCACGACTCTAGAACTAGTCGTTAAAAATAGCGAAAGGgaaccagcagctccagcaggacACAGCCCCCTCAGCCCTGCCTGCCTCCGCCGTCCCTACGCCCGGCTTCCTCTCTCTGGAAACCCCCGGGATGCAGCGCCCTGCAGCCCACAGCTGTATTTTTAGGAATGGGTGGATACCAGAAACgaaattttgtttattttggtcTCGGCGGTGAATGCAAGCCGCAAGCCTGCGCACAGGCGACGGCGAGGAGGCGACCTATAAATGCATGTATGAGATGTAGTGAATGAAGGCTGGACTCCGGGTCTGTAGCTGCAGCACCAAGTCTGCGGGGCTGAAGCAACAGGGACGCTGCACTGTCGCATTCCCACTGAGGCTGTCTGTGAAAAAGTCTCTGCATGTGcatgagacagagggagggacgTGCCACAGTGAGTATTGTgtgtttaaatttgttttttcctctccctcccct
This genomic interval carries:
- the ero1a gene encoding ERO1-like protein alpha translates to MKLLLLLLLLQMCSSAESRCFCEVTGDLDDCACDVETIDGFNNEQLFPKLQTLLESDYFRFYKVNLNKPCPFWTVSGHCGLRDCAVKACAPNEVPEGIRSPSHNKYSAEADEQLDECEKTQHLGAVDVSLSAETREALLAWSKHDDEAEQFCVTDDEESPDSQYVDLLLNPERFTSYRGPEVWRIWNSIYEENCFKPYTVRRPLIPNSFHSSSGGEARTFYSWLEGQCVEKRAFYRLVSGLHASINIHLSARYLLEDSWFQRKWGHNISEFRQRFDSELTAGEGPKRLRNLYFLYLIELRALAKALPFFQQPSFQLYTGHAEEDRRHKELLLHVLQLARSFPLHFDETSLFAGDEKEAAKLKDNIRLAFLNISRIMDCVGCFKCRLWGKLQTQGLGTALKILFSERQIEALPTVRGGRPSFQLSRQEIVSLLNAFGRISTSVRELKNFRTLLSEER